The nucleotide sequence CATGGAAACCGCCCAGACCCACGAGGAGCTGTTGCAGGCTGACCTGGATTTCCACCGCGCAATCGCCGACGCGACCCGCAATGACTTGCTCGCATATATGTGCAACATGCTCTCGTTACCGCTTCGCGAGTCGATCAACATCACCAACCGGCGTCCCGATATCCAACGCCTGAGCCTGCCCCGGCACAAGGCGATACTCACCGCCATCAAAAACCGCGACGCACTCGGCGCACGGCACGCTTCGCTGGTGCAGCTTGACGACACCCGCGTGGCGCTCGATACCGTGATGAATGTACTGACACCGCTGTAACGCACCGTCAGGCGGCCCGGGTCTACAGCTCGTAACGCAGCCCCATGCCCACGGTGCGTGGGGCGCCGACCGTGGCGCCTACGTAGTCGCCACCGCCCTGCTGATATTCGCGTGGCGTACAACCAAACTCACGCCGAAACACCGTATGCAGATACTGCGCCGACTTGAAACCGCACTTCTGCGCAATGTCGGCAATCGCCAAATCGCTGCGCTCAAGCCCCTTGGCCGCCGCCGCCAGTTTGAAACGCAGGATCTCGTCGTGCACGCTGCAGCCGCGTACCTGGCGAAAGTGCGACTCCAGGGAGGAGCGCGACACGCCCACATACCCCGCCACCTGGGCGGTCTTGATGCCCTGGCAAGCGTATTGCCGGATAAATAGCAGCGCCTGCATCACATACGGGTTGCCCAAGGGTTGATGCAAGCTGGAGGCCTGCACGTTGATTGCCTCCGGCGGCACCAGGATCTGCGTCCCCGTGGATGGCATTCCGTGCAGCATCTGGTGCAGCACGTGCGCGGCGGTGCGGCCCATGGTTTCCGTGCCCTGGATCACGGAACTCAGTGGCACCCGCGTCAGGGTACGGGTCAACGGGTCGTTGTCGATGCCGATCAACGCGACTTGCTCCGGCACGGCAATTCCGGCGGTCAGACAGGCTTGCAGCAGTTGGCGCGCCCGAGCGTCACTGACGGCGATGATGCCGATGGGCTTGGGCAGGCTTTGCAACCAGGCTATCTGCTGTTCCACCGCGCTGTCCCACAGCGGTGCGCTGGTGCCCATGCCGCGATAAACCTCGGCGTGCAGGCCGTCGCGCTGCAACAAGCGGCGAAAGGCCTGTTCGCGTTCCTGCGCCCAGCGATTGGCTTGAGCTTCGGGCAGGCTGAAACAGGCAAACCGTGTCAATCCGGCTTCGATCAGGTGCGCGTAGGCCAACTTCATCAACGCTTCATTATCGGTGGCGACATACGGAATGCCCTTGGGGTAGGCGCGTTCATCCTGATACGACCCGCCCACCGCCACGACCGGCAGCTTGATCCCTGCCAACGCCTCGCCGATCAGTGGGTCATCGAAATCGGCAATGATGCCGTCGCCCTGCCAGCGTTCGATACCTCTCAAGCGACAGAGAAAATCCTCCTCCAAAAACAGGTCCCAGGACGCGCGGGTGCTGCTCAGGTAGTTGCCGATGCCGGTAATGATGCCGCGGTCGTAAATCTTGCTGCCGTTGAACAACAGCGCAATGCGGTGAACAGGCGGTAGGGTTTTCATTGTTGTTGTCCTGAGGCCGGTCTGCACAGACTAGGCCCGCGCACGTCATAGCTCAATACTCAAAATCGCACCACACCTTGGTGGTTTTCATAATCAGCGCCCCCTGAGCCGTTGCTAGTATCCAGACACCGTCAAGAACAATAAGGAAACCGCACATGCCGTACTTTCCCGGTGTCGACAAGATCCGCTACGAAGGCCCCGACAGCGATTCTCCCCTGGCCTTCCGTCATTATGACGCCAACCGACTGGTGCTCGGCAAACCCATGCGTGAGCACCTGCGCATGGCGGCCTGCTATTGGCACACCTTTGTCTGGCCGGGTGCCGACATGTTCGGCATGGGCACTTTCAAGCGTGCCTGGCAGCACGCCGGCGACCCCATGGAACTGGCGATCGGCAAGGCTGAAGCGGCGTTTGAATTCTTTTCCAAACTGGGTATCGACTACTACAGCTTCCACGACACAGACGTTGCGCCCGAAGGCAGTTCGCTCAAGGAATACCGCAACCACTTCGCGCAAATGGTCGACCACCTCGAACGCCACCAGGAACAGACCGGCATCAAGCTGCTGTGGGGCACCGCCAACTGTTTCAGCCACCCGCGTTTTGCCGCCGGTGCCGCGAGCAACCCGGACCCGGAAGTGTTCGCCTACGCCGCCGCCCAGGTGTTCAGCGCCATGAATGCCACCCAGCGCCTCAAAGGCGCCAACTATGTGCTGTGGGGCGGACGCGAAGGCTACGAAACCCTGCTCAATACCGACCTCAAACGTGAGCGTGAACAGCTCGGGCGTTTTATGCGCATGGTGGTCGAGCACAAGCACAAAATCGGTTTCAAGGGCGACCTGTTGATCGAACCCAAGCCGCAGGAACCCACCAAACACCAATACGACTACGACAGCGCCACGGTCTTCGGTTTTCTGCATGAGTACGGTCTGGAGCACGAGATCAAGGTCAATATCGAGGCCAACCATGCGACCTTGGCCGGGCACAGTTTCCATCATGAAATCGCTACGGCGCTCTCGCTGGGGATCTTCGGCAGCATTGACGCCAACCGTGGCGACCCGCAGAACGGCTGGGACACCGACCAATTCCCCAACAGCGTCGAGGAGATGACCCTCGCCACCTACGAAATCCTCAAGGCCGGTGGATTCACCCATGGCGGCTACAACTTCGATTCCAAGGTACGACGCCAGAGCCTGGACGAGATCGACCTGTTCCACGGCCACGTTGCCGCCATGGATGTACTCGCCCTGGCGCTGGAACGTGCGGCAGCGATGGTGCAGAACGATCGGCTCCAGCACTTCAAGGACCAGCGTTACGCCGGCTGGCAGCAGCCGCTGGGCCAGGCGGTGCTCGCCGGGGAGTTCAGTCTCCAGTCACTCGCCGAGCACGCGTTTGCAGGCGAGCTGAATCCCCAGGCGGTGAGCGGCCGGCAGGAGATGCTCGAAGGTGTGGTCAACCGGTTTATCTACACCTGATGACGCTGTGACATTTGCGCGACAAATCTATGCGCGCAACGTACCGCGACGCTCTACAGTTCTACCGGCATCGATTCATCGTCAGGCAGTGTCTTTCAAACAACAATAAGAGGACGCACCACCATGAACACTTTAAAACGCACGCTGCTCGCCAGCGCCCTGGCCCTGCTCGCCCTTCCAGTCGTAGCCGATCCAGCCCATCCGAAAATCGGTTTTTCCATCGATGACCTACGCCTGGAACGCTGGTCGCGCGACCGCGATTACTTCGTCGCGGCGGCGGAAAAAATGGACGCAAAGGTCTACGTACAGTCAGCCGATGCCAACGAGCAGAAGCAGATATCGCAGATCGAAAACCTGATCTCCCGCGGTGTCGATGTAATCGTCATCGTACCGTTCAACGCCACTGTGCTGACCAACGCCGTCGCCGAAGCCAAGAAGGCCGGGATCAAGGTGGTGTCTTATGATCGGCTGATCCTCAATGCCGATATTGACGCCTACATCTCCTTCGATAACGAAAAGGTCGGCGAGATGCAGGCCAGCGGCGTTTTGCAAGCAGCGCCCAAGGGCAACTACTTTCTGCTCGGCGGCGCCCCCACCGACAACAACGCCAAGGTCCTGCGCGAAGGTCAGATGAAAATCCTGCAACCGGCAATCGACAAGGGCGATATCAAGATTGTCGGGCAACAATGGGTCAAGGAATGGAACCCCACCGAAGCCCTGAGCATCGTTGAAAATGCCCTGACCCGCAACGACAACAAAATCGACGCTATCGTTGCCTCGAACGACGCCACTGCGGGCGGTGCGATCCAGGCCCTGGCCGCGCAGAAACTCGCCGGCAAGGTGCCGATCTCCGGTCAGGACGCCGATCTGGCCGCGATCAAACGCGTGATCGATGGTACCCAGACCATGACCGTCTACAAGCCACTCAAACTGATTGCCTCTGAAGCCGCCAAGCTCTCGGTGCAACTGGCGCGTAACGAAAAACCTACCTACAGCTCGCAATACGACAATGGCCGCAAAAAGGTCGACACCATCCTGCTGACGCCTACCTCCTTGACCAAGAACAACATCGACCTGCTGGAAAAGGACGGGTTTTATACCAAAGAGCAGATGGCCGGGAAGTAATCCTTCGGTAAATCTCCGTGCCCACACCCTGTAGGAGCGAGCGTGCTCGCGAAAAACCTGAGCGCAACACGTTTATCCAGGAAGCATGCGTTAGCGTTGACGTTTTTCGCGAGCACGCTCGCTCCTACAGGGGACGGCCGTCTTGTGAGCGTGTGCCATGTCCGATTACCTGCTGCAAATGAGCGGCATCGTCAAGACCTTTGGCGGTGTCAACGCCCTGAATGGCATCGATATCAAAGTCAAACCGGGTGAATGTGTCGGTTTGTGCGGCGAGAACGGTGCCGGTAAATCCACGCTGATGAAAGTCTTGTCGGCGGTCTATCCCCATGGCACCTGGGACGGTGAAATTCTCTGGGACGGCAAGCCGCTCAAGGCGCAGTCGATTCGCGATAGCGAAGCCGCCGGGATTGTCATCATTCACCAGGAACTGACCCTGGTCCCCGACCTGTCGGTGGCCGAGAACATTTTTATGGGGCACGAGCTGACCTTGCCCGGCGGGCGCATGAACTACCCGGCGATGATCCACCGCGCCGAAGCCCTGATGCGCGAGCTCAAAGTGCCGGACATGAATGTCTCATTGCCGGTCTCGCAGTATGGCGGTGGCTACCAGCAACTGGTGGAAATCGCCAAGGCCCTGAACAAGCAGGCACGCCTGCTGATTCTCGACGAGCCCTCGTCGGCCTTGACCCGCTCGGAAATCGAGGTGCTGCTGGACATCATCCGCGACCTCAAGGTCAAGGGCGTAGCCTGCGTGTATATCTCGCACAAGCTCGATGAGGTGGCCGCCGTGTGCGACACCATCTCGGTGATCCGCGATGGCAAACACATCGCAACCACGGCCATGGCTGATCTGGATATCACGCAGATCATCACCCAAATGGTCGGTCGGGAAATGAGCAACCTTTACCCTGCCCTGCCCCATGGGATCGGCGAGGTGATTTTCGAGGCGCGCCACGTCACCTGCTACGACGTCGACAACCCGGAGCGCAAACGCGTCGATGATATTTCGTTCGTGCTCAAGCGCGGCGAGATCCTCGGCATCGCCGGGTTGGTGGGCGCCGGACGCACGGAACTGGTGTCGACACTGTTCGGTGCCTACCCCGGCCGCTACAGCGCCGAAGTCTGGCTGGACGGCCAGTTGATCGATACGCGCACGCCGCTCAAGTCGATTCGCGCCGGGCTCTGCATGGTCCCCGAAGACCGCAAGCGCCAAGGCATCATTCCCGACCTCGGCGTCGGCCAGAACATCACCCTGACGGTGCTGGATAGTTACTCGAACCTGAGCCGTATCGACGCCGAAGCCGAATTGGGCAGCATTGAGCAGGAAATTTCGCGCATGCACCTCAAGACAGCGAGCCCGTTCCTGCCCATCACCAGTCTGTCCGGCGGCAATCAGCAAAAAGCCGTGCTGGCAAAAATGCTGATGGCCAAACCTCGGGTGCTGATCCTGGATGAGCCTACCCGTGGCGTGGATGTGGGCGCCAAGTACGAAATCTACAAACTGATGGGGGCACTGGCGGCCGAAGGCGTGTCAATCATCATGGTGTCCTCGGAACTGGCCGAAGTGCTGGGCGTATCCAACCGCGTGCTGGTGATCGGCGAAGGCCAGTTGCGCGGCGACTTCATCAACCAGGGACTCACCCAGGAACAGGTGCTCGCCGCCGCGCTCAGTCATAACA is from Pseudomonas mucidolens and encodes:
- a CDS encoding XylR family transcriptional regulator, producing the protein MKTLPPVHRIALLFNGSKIYDRGIITGIGNYLSSTRASWDLFLEEDFLCRLRGIERWQGDGIIADFDDPLIGEALAGIKLPVVAVGGSYQDERAYPKGIPYVATDNEALMKLAYAHLIEAGLTRFACFSLPEAQANRWAQEREQAFRRLLQRDGLHAEVYRGMGTSAPLWDSAVEQQIAWLQSLPKPIGIIAVSDARARQLLQACLTAGIAVPEQVALIGIDNDPLTRTLTRVPLSSVIQGTETMGRTAAHVLHQMLHGMPSTGTQILVPPEAINVQASSLHQPLGNPYVMQALLFIRQYACQGIKTAQVAGYVGVSRSSLESHFRQVRGCSVHDEILRFKLAAAAKGLERSDLAIADIAQKCGFKSAQYLHTVFRREFGCTPREYQQGGGDYVGATVGAPRTVGMGLRYEL
- the xylA gene encoding xylose isomerase, translating into MPYFPGVDKIRYEGPDSDSPLAFRHYDANRLVLGKPMREHLRMAACYWHTFVWPGADMFGMGTFKRAWQHAGDPMELAIGKAEAAFEFFSKLGIDYYSFHDTDVAPEGSSLKEYRNHFAQMVDHLERHQEQTGIKLLWGTANCFSHPRFAAGAASNPDPEVFAYAAAQVFSAMNATQRLKGANYVLWGGREGYETLLNTDLKREREQLGRFMRMVVEHKHKIGFKGDLLIEPKPQEPTKHQYDYDSATVFGFLHEYGLEHEIKVNIEANHATLAGHSFHHEIATALSLGIFGSIDANRGDPQNGWDTDQFPNSVEEMTLATYEILKAGGFTHGGYNFDSKVRRQSLDEIDLFHGHVAAMDVLALALERAAAMVQNDRLQHFKDQRYAGWQQPLGQAVLAGEFSLQSLAEHAFAGELNPQAVSGRQEMLEGVVNRFIYT
- the xylF gene encoding D-xylose ABC transporter substrate-binding protein, with translation MNTLKRTLLASALALLALPVVADPAHPKIGFSIDDLRLERWSRDRDYFVAAAEKMDAKVYVQSADANEQKQISQIENLISRGVDVIVIVPFNATVLTNAVAEAKKAGIKVVSYDRLILNADIDAYISFDNEKVGEMQASGVLQAAPKGNYFLLGGAPTDNNAKVLREGQMKILQPAIDKGDIKIVGQQWVKEWNPTEALSIVENALTRNDNKIDAIVASNDATAGGAIQALAAQKLAGKVPISGQDADLAAIKRVIDGTQTMTVYKPLKLIASEAAKLSVQLARNEKPTYSSQYDNGRKKVDTILLTPTSLTKNNIDLLEKDGFYTKEQMAGK
- the xylG gene encoding D-xylose ABC transporter ATP-binding protein → MSDYLLQMSGIVKTFGGVNALNGIDIKVKPGECVGLCGENGAGKSTLMKVLSAVYPHGTWDGEILWDGKPLKAQSIRDSEAAGIVIIHQELTLVPDLSVAENIFMGHELTLPGGRMNYPAMIHRAEALMRELKVPDMNVSLPVSQYGGGYQQLVEIAKALNKQARLLILDEPSSALTRSEIEVLLDIIRDLKVKGVACVYISHKLDEVAAVCDTISVIRDGKHIATTAMADLDITQIITQMVGREMSNLYPALPHGIGEVIFEARHVTCYDVDNPERKRVDDISFVLKRGEILGIAGLVGAGRTELVSTLFGAYPGRYSAEVWLDGQLIDTRTPLKSIRAGLCMVPEDRKRQGIIPDLGVGQNITLTVLDSYSNLSRIDAEAELGSIEQEISRMHLKTASPFLPITSLSGGNQQKAVLAKMLMAKPRVLILDEPTRGVDVGAKYEIYKLMGALAAEGVSIIMVSSELAEVLGVSNRVLVIGEGQLRGDFINQGLTQEQVLAAALSHNNNDRKTA